One genomic segment of Octopus sinensis linkage group LG22, ASM634580v1, whole genome shotgun sequence includes these proteins:
- the LOC115223131 gene encoding condensin-2 complex subunit D3-like, whose protein sequence is MAGIEQIIAILNDLPLDQLEDSWVKSAWEKDFVELDTIPEDLIIDLEESNFYIEDLLKLQSSLDCWINRETNEVSFWTVLVESDVSYKHFIAYLAYLIESASSKAKVGATKRHAGLLASCNYFQLVSIAGSGAFKIFNPMLLNSCLDVLRRWTSSAGANRKRKLSQKNSQKSNRAKNRKLSRNPSVEMDDDDGDEGSDESDGEELSPQDNIILQKALVSALKAFIQLVQNFSLRGSDSSIHKSIQVMAELIRPYAGLDNHINRTFTASTAKYPVELAYVALKQLCSGFQGNSAAIINVVYKQLMSSILMLGLNNKVVFSQTIPVAYAQCRLNSISFICDILHQHKDSAMKSARTLIQHLCIKTPDKTDYRSKVAESILTIMDAFDKTSYAEMIKWVGVLISTSKTNNRMMALEIFSLLLSKTEIESVDVPADLQEYLKHKHYIGYVVDRCSDNSSSVRSRAIVIFSQCVGSRNQKVVNACQSLFTPQNEEYDSKPSNLESLPNLEIDNVTPISDSENNKTPNQGIVFTGQTPFVNLDFSPVDNNLSDNYGVLSMLKRRSSDEKVFVRKSALQAFESLVRLLQNDCQMGVNILEERCRDPSLSVRKQAMQSLSSLLFDLPTCYFIQKAWLNGVLPLILDCETTLQEKCMKCLEEVLLQNLCTYNRSLSSQYQLTWSLLQIMAGEEEESLRRYFQRAVSQWARLKLIKVFHINVLKTHVGTEHNNAAWMMLSELSTAKVKFDCSFVVQFWNENCSLDSGNESTSTCKYVLKVLLNVAESVPFEEKQKLVADLSKRLLQFGSPIDLISMTMATIKKLTEDNKFEKNKLKTLCQDILKASDKYLSKLILSEKENTAVDEEKVICHLFTLGEVCQLHPAYPIKHILLVVQSIIASPCISDFVLKCSQGSVASQTNGLDNLSKTKSGKNHETLLHFAGSKLSSRVRGHAFITLGKFCLQNEDLAKKCVAALVRELETSSEEAIRNNVVFILCDLCIRYTTLVDQYIPKVATCLNDVSPLIRKQTMTLLTMLIQEDYLKWKGPLFYRFITTYLDEQIELQKFSEFCFVHCLLVRNPNIMFYHFIECIFYFNRYQKHPMYNRFTQDQNNKNSLDLRGKSKFDLRWRLYTFMLQHMTDEHKINLSGKLNQEILAGVVDGIIELDEDGTTVLQDSLTILGSKEIKISLIVNKQNEGNMDEEEMAAAVIAKMNKNLISKVMKKNLIENIVPIVTSLKLVLETKRSPVLKELMLYLRELIKDFKSEIQQILGTDKQLADEIEFDLRKFEEQQQQQQQQQKENEEQQEIAQKSPSPEQEFDDVNNNRNSNQVPVSAVKPGRNLETLSLSKKAILNSAKKSIERLQQINGEKRQSLRISSDSSTNNSSKSKQDVINSSDEQNYMNRAISTPFVASRSKNVTFHSDQNISLTPPSPIRHNSPNSLRNTSFQSTSLNSLQDNAENVIHLSSPLRIPEANKVWNITPGRHRTKSARLAASKCEDEDENDIKMEEPATAVAGQTRRS, encoded by the coding sequence ATGGCGGGCATCGAACAAATTATCGCGATTCTAAACGATTTGCCTCTTGATCAACTGGAAGATAGCTGGGTAAAGTCGGCATGGGAAAAAGATTTCGTTGAATTAGACACTATTCCGGAGGATTTGATAATCGATTTAGAAGAGAGCAACTTCTACATCGAAGATCTGCTTAAACTTCAGTCTTCGCTCGATTGCTGGATAAACAGAGAAACAAACGAGGTTAGTTTTTGGACTGTTCTGGTTGAAAGTGATGTTTCCTACAAACATTTCATCGCTTATCTGGCGTATTTGATAGAATCTGCTTCTTCCAAAGCCAAAGTGGGTGCAACAAAAAGACATGCGGGTCTGTTGGCTTCTTGCAATTATTTTCAACTCGTATCCATTGCTGGTAGTGGcgcttttaaaatttttaacccGATGTTATTGAACTCGTGCCTGGACGTTTTGCGGAGGTGGACGTCGAGCGCCGGCGCAAACAGAAAACGTAAACTCTCACAAAAGAATTCTCAGAAGAGTAACCGCGCCAAAAATCGTAAATTGAGTAGAAATCCTTCGGTCGAGATGGATGACGATGACGGGGACGAAGGAAGCGATGAAAGTGACGGAGAGGAACTTTCTCCGCAAGATAACATTATCCTACAGAAAGCCTTGGTTAGTGCGCTAAAAGCTTTTATTCAACTTGTTCAGAATTTTTCTTTGCGTGGATCCGATTCTTCAATTCACAAAAGCATCCAAGTTATGGCCGAGCTTATCCGTCCCTACGCAGGTTTGGACAACCATATTAACCGTACGTTTACTGCTTCCACCGCTAAGTATCCAGTCGAGTTGGCGTATGTTGCCTTAAAACAGTTATGTTCCGGCTTTCAAGGTAACTCAGCTGCCATCATCAACGTTGTTTACAAACAACTAATGAGCAGCATATTAATGCTTGGCCTCAATAACAAAGTGGTTTTCTCCCAAACAATTCCTGTTGCTTACGCTCAATGCCGACTGAATTCTATTTCATTTATATGTGACATTCTTCATCAGCACAAAGATTCAGCAATGAAGTCTGCGAGGACTTTAAttcaacatttatgtattaaaacTCCAGACAAAACAGATTATAGAAGCAAAGTGGCAGAATCTATTTTGACTATAATGGATGCTTTTGACAAAACCAGTTATGCCGAAATGATAAAATGGGTTGGTGTGTTGATAAGTACTTCGAAAACTAACAACCGAATGATGGCTCTTGAAATTTTTTCGTTGTTGCTTTCGAAAACTGAGATAGAGTCAGTAGATGTTCCTGCCGATCTACaagaatatttaaaacataaGCATTATATCGGTTACGTTGTTGACCGCTGTTCCGACAATTCTTCATCAGTCCGTTCAAGAGCAATTGTAATCTTTTCCCAGTGTGTAGGGTCGAGGAATCAAAAAGTTGTAAATGCGTGCCAAAGTTTGTTTACGCCACAAAATGAAGAATATGACAGCAAGCCTTCAAATTTAGAAAGTCTTCCAAATTTAGAAATTGACAATGTGACTCCAATTTCAGActctgaaaataataaaactcCTAATCAAGGTATTGTCTTCACTGGACAGACACCGTTTGTCAACTTGGATTTTAGTCCTGTTGATAATAATCTTTCTGATAATTATGGTGTTCTTTCAATGCTTAAAAGGAGATCATCAGATGAAAAAGTTTTTGTGAGGAAATCAGCTCTTCAGGCTTTTGAAAGTCTTGTACGGTTGCTGCAGAACGACTGCCAAATGGGTGTAAATATTTTGGAGGAAAGATGCCGAGACCCATCTTTGTCTGTTCGGAAGCAAGCTATGCAGTCGCTCAGCTCCCTTCTATTTGATTTACCAACATGCTATTTCATTCAGAAAGCTTGGCTTAATGGAGTTTTACCTTTAATTTTGGATTGTGAAACTACTTTACAAGAAAAATGCATGAAGTGCCTCGAAGAAGTCCTCCTTCAGAATCTGTGTACATATAATAGGTCTCTATCAAGTCAGTACCAGTTGACATGGAGTTTATTACAAATAATGGccggagaagaggaagaaagccTTCGGCGATATTTCCAACGAGCTGTTAGCCAGTGGGCAAGGTTGAAACTGATCAAAGTGTTTCACATCAATGTGCTTAAAACTCACGTAGGTACTGAACATAACAATGCAGCTTGGATGATGCTTTCAGAACTTTCAACTGCAAAAGTAAAATTTGATTGCTCTTTTGTAGTTCAGTTTTggaatgaaaattgttcattagaTAGTGGCAATGAGAGTACATCAACTTGTAAATATGTTTTGAAAGTTTTATTGAATGTGGCTGAATCAGTGCCTTTTGAAGAGAAGCAAAAACTTGTAGCTGACCTCAGCAAGCGTTTGTTGCAATTCGGTTCTCCTATCGACTTAATTTCTATGACTATGGCAACCATCAAGAAACTAACTGAAGACAATAAATTTGAGAAAAACAAGTTGAAAACGTTATGCCAGGACATTCTGAAAGCTTCTGATAAATATTTATCCAAATTAATTTtgtctgaaaaagaaaatactgctGTTGATGAAGAAAAAGTTATTTGTCATTTGTTTACTCTTGGAGAAGTTTGTCAACTTCATCCAGCATATCCCATCAAACATATTTTGTTAGTAGTACAGAGCATTATTGCTTCTCCTTGCATTTCGGATTTTGTATTGAAATGTTCCCAAGGATCAGTCGCCTCCCAAACAAATGGTCTTGATAATTTATCTAAAACAAAGTCAGGTAAAAATCATGAAACTTTGCTTCATTTTGCCGGTTCCAAGTTAAGCAGTCGTGTGAGAGGGCATGCATTCATTACACTCGGAAAATTCTGCCTTCAGAACGAAGATCTTGCAAAAAAGTGTGTTGCAGCACTTGTACGAGAACTGGAAACATCATCAGAAGAAGCCATCCGCAACAACGTGGTCTTTATTTTGTGTGACCTGTGTATACGATACACTACCCTTGTCGATCAGTATATTCCCAAGGTAGCAACATGTCTCAATGACGTTTCTCCTTTGATCAGGAAACAAACCATGACGTTACTCACCATGCTCATCCAGGAAGATTATCTGAAATGGAAAGGTCCACTGTTCTATCGTTTCATCACAACTTACTTAGATGAACAAATAGAACTGCAAAAGTTCTCCGAGTTTTGCTTTGTTCATTGTCTGTTGGTTCGTAATCCAAACATCATGTTCTATCATTTTATTGAATGCATATTTTACTTCAATCGTTACCAGAAACATCCGATGTATAACAGATTTACCCAagatcaaaacaacaaaaacagccttGATCTACGTGGAAAATCCAAATTTGATCTACGGTGGCGTCTTTACACttttatgcttcaacacatgactGATGAGCATAAAATCAACTTATCTGGAAAACTGAATCAGGAAATCCTAGCAGGAGTTGTTGATGGAATCATTGAACTTGATGAAGACGGAACTACAGTGTTGCAGGATTCTTTAACCATccttggtagtaaagaaatcaaaatatctttaattgtcaacaaacaaaatgaaggtAACATGGACGAAGAGGAAatggctgctgctgttattgcaaaaatgaacaaaaatcttATTTCAAAAGTGATGAAGAAAAATTTGATAGAAAATATAGTTCCGATTGTTACGTCACTAAAACTTGTCTTAGAAACTAAACGGTCTCCAGTGTTAAAAGAGCTGATGTTGTATCTCCGAGAACTCATTAAAGATTTCAAAAGTGAAATTCAACAGATTCTTGGTACGGACAAGCAACTTGCTGATGAAATCGAATTTGATTTACGTAAGtttgaagaacaacaacagcagcagcagcagcaacaaaaagaaaatgaagaacaacAAGAAATCGCTCAAAAATCTCCTTCTCCTGAGCAAGAATTTGATGATGTGAATAACAATCGTAACTCAAACCAagttcctgtttctgctgtaaagCCGGGCAGAAATTTAGAAACCCTTTCCTTATCTAAGAAAGCAATTTTGAATTCTGCgaaaaaatcaattgaaagactTCAGCAAATTAATGGAGAAAAGAGGCAGTCTCTTAGAATAAGTTCTGACAGCTCTACAAACAATTCTTCAAAATCAAAACAGGATGTCATAAACAGTTCGGATGAACAGAATTATATGAACCGTGCTATCAGTACTCCATTTGTTGCCAGCAGGTCTAAAAATGTCACATTTCACTCCGACCAAAACATTAGTCTGACGCCACCTTCCCCCATTCGGCACAACTCCCCAAACAGTTTAAGGAATACATCTTTTCAGTCAACAAGCTTAAATTCACTGCAAGACAATGCTGAGAATGTCATCCACCTCAGTTCTCCTTTAAGGATCCCTGAGGCAAACAAGGTTTGGAACATTACACCCGGCCGACATAGAACTAAATCAGCAAGACTAGCAGCCTCGAAATGTGAAGACGAAGATGAAAATGACATTAAGATGGAAGAGCCTGCTACTGCTGTTGCAGGCCAGACACGTCGAAGCTGA